GGGCGTCAGCGTCCGACGCGGCGCGCGGCGATCGCGTAGCTGGCCGCCGCCCAGCCGGGCACGCCGTGGACGGCGCCGCCCGGGAAGGTCGACGCGCCCCCCAGCCAGAGCCCCTGGATCGGCGTGGCGTACGGCACGAGCGACGGCACCGGCCGGAAGATCGTCTGGTCCAGCGCGTAGGACCCACCGCCGACGTCACCGCCGACGAGGTTCGGGTCGCCGGCCTCGAGGTCAGCGGGGCCCTGGACGTGGCGGGCGAGCACCACGTCGCGGAAGCCCGGTGCGAACCGGTCGACCTGGTCGGTCATCCGCTCAGCGTGCGCGGTGACCATCTCGGGACCGGCGACCTGGGGGGGCACCCGCGTATAGGCCCACGCCGTGTGGCGCCCCGCCGGAGCCCGCGTGGGGTCCGCCAGGCTCTGCTGGCCGAAGAGCATGAAGGGCCGCTCCGGGATCCGCCCGTCACGGACGGCCGATGTCTGCGCGGTCACCGCCGACGCGTCGCCACCGACGTGGACGGTCCCGGCCTGCCGCGCCTCCGGAGCCGTCCACGGCGTCGGCTCCGACAGCGCCCAGTCGATCTTCACGGTGCGCGGGCCGTACCGGTAGCGGCCGAGTCGGTCGGCGTAGCGGGCAGGCATCCGGTCACCGGTCAGGCGCAGGAGGGCGTGCGGCGTGGTCGTCGTGACCACGATCGGGGCACGCACCCGGTCCCCACCGGCGACGACGACGCCCGCCACCCGGCGCCCGTCGCTCACGATCCGTGTGACAGGCGTCGCCTGCCGGACCTCACCGCCGATCGACCGCAGGTATGACACGAGCGCATCGGTCAGCCGGCCGGCGCCACCGCGGGGGCTGGGCCAGCCTGCGGCGTGGCCGAGGATCTGCAGGTAACCACCTGCGATCGCGGAGCCGGCCTCGTCGGCCGGCACGTCGCCGTGCAGGACCGACCCGTACAGCCACGCGCGGG
This is a stretch of genomic DNA from Euzebyales bacterium. It encodes these proteins:
- a CDS encoding NAD(P)/FAD-dependent oxidoreductase yields the protein MTERADAVVVGAGPNGLSAAIRLARAGLDVMVCDGADAPGGAVKSEELTLDGFVNDTFSAVYPAAAASPVFQRLPLEVHGLSWVHPPVAMAHPMPDGRAGALHRDLDRTVDNLNDLCAGDGDAWRRWVTPYLDNLPALRRTLLGGFPPLRGAVPLAVGLGLTGTLEFARLLLLPAARLASELFQGPHARAWLYGSVLHGDVPADEAGSAIAGGYLQILGHAAGWPSPRGGAGRLTDALVSYLRSIGGEVRQATPVTRIVSDGRRVAGVVVAGGDRVRAPIVVTTTTPHALLRLTGDRMPARYADRLGRYRYGPRTVKIDWALSEPTPWTAPEARQAGTVHVGGDASAVTAQTSAVRDGRIPERPFMLFGQQSLADPTRAPAGRHTAWAYTRVPPQVAGPEMVTAHAERMTDQVDRFAPGFRDVVLARHVQGPADLEAGDPNLVGGDVGGGSYALDQTIFRPVPSLVPYATPIQGLWLGGASTFPGGAVHGVPGWAAASYAIAARRVGR